From a region of the Helianthus annuus cultivar XRQ/B chromosome 5, HanXRQr2.0-SUNRISE, whole genome shotgun sequence genome:
- the LOC110939760 gene encoding probable serine/threonine-protein kinase abkC — MSRLLTVRNVKRIVRSIRTNNSRIQLEDRKHGSVDRITLYSSLRSYSIIPNNDRTTRYAQNAWKTISQNSSHTVKSFPSISRISQAFSLAATRSYIIIPGIYAFACGNTAFAQARHNAEYFQPRNTLYTHAENGHAFLISSAVSVYEGLILIIRAIYLSILFSPCIASAPFAGYFGNSSRKSWLRLIRRTLEIAGPAFIKWGQWAATRPDLFPRDLCTELSKLHSQAPEHSFSYTRKTVEKAFGRKIHEIFDDFEEVPVASGSIAQIHRAVLRYKYRGKQIKPLVVAVKVRHPGVGESIRRDFEIINVVAKISRFIPTLKWLRLDESVQQFAVFMMSQVDLAREAANLSRFAYNFRRWRDVSFPKPVYPLVHPAVLVETFEQGESVAYYVDELKGHERLKSSLAHIGTHALLKMLLVDNFIHADMHPGNILVRNKSSRKRIFKSKPHLIFLDVGMTAELSYSDRINLLEFFKAVARRDGATAAKCTLRLSKQQNCPNPQAFIKEVKESFDFWGTPEGDIVHPADAMHQLLEQVRRHRVNVDGNVSTVMVTTLVLEGWQRKLDPDYDIMNTLQTLLLKEDWAKSLTYTIERLMAP, encoded by the exons ATGTCAAG GCTCCTGACGGTCAGAAATGTTAAAAGAATTGTGCGGTCGATTCGAACAAACAACAGTAGAATTCAACTAGAAGACAGGAAACATGGGTCAGTTGATAGGATCACTCTATATTCCTCTCTTAGAAGTTATTCCATTATCCCAAACAACGATAGAACGACTCGTTATGCTCAAAACGCATGGAAAACAATTTCCCAGAATTCATCTCACACTGTGAAATCCTTTCCTTCGATAAGTAGGATTTCTCAAGCATTTAGTTTGGCCGCAACCCGCTCGTATATCATTATTCCGGGTATATATGCGTTTGCATGCGGGAATACGGCATTTGCACAAGCAAGGCATAATGCGGAATATTTTCAACCCAGAAATACTCTTTATACGCATGCAGAAAACGGACACGCGTTCTTGATTTCATCAGCCGTTTCAGTATACGAAggtttaatattaataatcagAGCTATATATCTATCAATCTTATTCTCCCCATGTATAGCATCGGCACCATTTGCAGGATATTTCGGTAACTCATCAAGAAAAAGCTGGCTACGCCTTATACGTCGTACGTTAGAAATAGCGGGTCCCGCTTTTATAAAATGGGGTCAATGGGCTGCAACAAGACCGGATCTTTTTCCTCGAGACCTGTGCACCGAACTTTCTAAACTTCACTCACAAGCCCCTGAACATAGCTTTTCTTACACGCGAAAGACGGTTGAGAAGGCTTTCGGCCGTAAAATCCAtgaaatttttgatgattttgaggAGGTCCCGGTGGCCTCTGGAAGTATCGCTCAGATTCATCGAGCGGTTTTGAGATATAAGTATCGTGGTAAGCAGATTAAGCCGTTAGTAGTTGCGGTAAAAGTTAGACATCCGGGAGTAGGTGAATCGATTAGAAGAGATTTCGAGATTATTAACGTAGTGGCGAAGATTTCGCGGTTTATACCCACTTTGAAATGGTTGAGATTGGATGAAAGTGTACAGCAATTCGCGGTGTTTATGATGTCGCAAGTGGATCTCGCTCGTGAAGCTGCGAATTTAAGCCGTTTTGCTTACAATTTTAGACGATGGAGAGATGTTTCGTTTCCGAAACCGGTATATCCGCTCGTACATCCTGCGGTTTTGGTTGAAACGTTTGAGCAAGGAGAGAGTGTTGCGTATTATGTTGATGAACTCAAAGGACATGAACGACTCAAGAGTTCTCTTGCTCATATAGGGACTCATGCACTTTTAAAGATGCTTTTG GTTGATAACTTCATCCATGCCGACATGCATCCCGGAAACATCCTAGTACGAAACAAATCGTCTCGTAAACGGATCTTTAAATCGAAGCCACATCTTATATTTCTTGATGTCGGCATGACCGCTGAACTTTCATATAGTGATAGAATAAATTTATTAGAGTTTTTCAAAGCGGTTGCTCGTAGAGACGGTGCCACTGCAGCAAAATGCACGTTAAGGCTATCAAAGCAACAGAATTGCCCTAATCCTCAAGCCTTTATTAAG GAAGTGAAAGAATCGTTTGATTTTTGGGGTACTCCGGAAGGCGATATAGTTCACCCCGCTGATGCCATGCATCAATTGCTAGAGCAAGTGAGACGTCATCGAGTCAATGTGGATGGAAATGTATCCACCGTCATGGTCACCACTTTGGTTCTCGAG GGTTGGCAAAGGAAGCTGGATCCAGATTACGATATTATGAATACCCTACAGACTTTGTTACTGAAAGAAGATTGGGCAAAGTCATTAACTTACACGATCGAGAGACTAATGGCTCCATAA